The Triticum aestivum cultivar Chinese Spring chromosome 5A, IWGSC CS RefSeq v2.1, whole genome shotgun sequence genomic sequence ACCCcgacggcgcggcggcatggtggcgcggtggtggcacAGAAAGCGGCGAAGCGGCGAGGTTGCGAGGAGAAGGGCGCGTGGCTGTCTGTTCTATGCGCGTGGCGAAGCGCGGGACTTTATAGGCGCGTGTGAAGCGGCACGCCAAATCTACCGCGCCGCGTGCCGCTTTCTCCCGTGCGCGCAAACGCTTCCCACGCGCGGTAATTTCCCGCCACCGATGGAGCGCACGGAACCAACCGGCGCGCGTGAAAAACTGCTTTTACTGCGCGGGCGCGCGTTTTGCcgcatctgttggagatgctctaagcgagATATAGCTCCAGCGCTCTAGCCCTTAAAAAAAGGTCCAGCTCTCTGTAAGTACCATGTGTCGGGCCAGCAACGGGCCTTTTTTTTTTGCCTTTTGAGAATCAGCAACGGGGGGCTTTGCGTGACGTCTGGAAGGTGTGTGACAAGGCCGGCCTACAACCTTGGTTAGCAATCCTTTGCCTATCTGAAATCAACTTCCGCCCAGCCCAGCCCTTTCCTTCGGTCAATTTGAAATCAACCCACGAGAGAGAAAGCTGGCAAGGGCCCAAATATACAAGCGTGCTTCTGGTCTCTTCCTTCGCTCTGCCGTCACCGTCGCCGCTTCTGCTCGCCGCCGACCTATGGATCCCACGGCGCCGCAGCGCGGCACCAAGCGCCCCCTGCCCGCGACCGCCGCCGGGGACGAAGACGATGACCGCTCCGCCCTCGGGTAAGTCAACCCAAccccctccctccggcctgaccCCTATCCGTTTTCTCCCGTTCTCCCCGGTACCCCGCGTTAGGGTTTCGCGCTCCGGTTCGGCTGATGTTTTCCATCTTTTCTCCTGTCAAGGGACCGCAAGGTGCGGTTCCCCAAGGGGAAGAAGGCCAAGTACCGCGACCCTGCTGCCGCTGGCAGCAgcggggaggggggcgccgccgcGGAGGACATCGACGAGCTGATGAACCCCGAGCTCGCGGCGGTGAAGCGAGCGCGACGGCGCCACCGCAGGGAAGGGGACGACGCGCAGGGCACCGCCAACGTCAAGGGCTTCGAAATGCGCTACAAGGTATGCAGTGCTATTCCTGCCCTTGAGTTTCTTCAGAGGGCTTGATTTCTTATGTGGATCGGATAGATAGGATTCTTATGCAAGTGATTGTAGTCTTGtagtttctagtttctatgaaGTTTCGTCGGAATTTACAAGCTGCCATATGGCTGCGACCAGATGATGTCTAGGCAGAATTGGAGCTAGTTGATGCTATACTGTGTTGTCGTGCTACTTTTAAATGCATTTTTCTCACATGGCTGCGACCAATTAAACTATTAAACCATGTCCATTATGGATATTATTTGGTAACATGCCAACTTGGTGAAATTACCCAGTAACTTCAAATGATCCTGTATTTTTTGTGAAGGTTCTGATGGAAAATTGCAGTCCTGAGGGCACTAAAGATAAAAATAGAGGAGGTGTTTGCGTTTATGTATGGCCACTGGTCTAGCAAAACATCCGGTGATCAAACACCAAACAGAAAAACTAGTGGCATAGACCAGGCCTCTACCAATTGGTTTAGTATCTATGGTTAGATTACATAAATTATTAGTTGGGCATTTGTTTGGTTCATGTTGAAGCCATGGGCCTATGTTAAAGGATTAGGGCATATCCATTGCATAGGCGCTTGTATAGATGTTTAAGGATTAAAAATTAAAAAACGCTTCCTAGCGTTTGCGTAAGAGCCTGACTTTCCAACGCTGAGATGTTATGGGGCGCTAAGTCTCTCACTTAAAATCAGCCCATGTCAACTAGAGCGCCTGCTGCCAGACTTGGCAGCGCTAGCTAGCAGGCGCCAGGAAAAATTCTCCCAATGAGTGAAACATCCGAGATTAGGATCCCTAGCGTCCGTCCTTAGCGTCGCGTTGTACGTGCCCTTAGTGTTTCTTACGATGCATATTGCTCACATCTTAGCACGTTCTATGCAGGGAAGGATGCAGTTTTTTTTACATTGTTTTGGTAAAAAATGAACTTGATTATTTTACTATGCTTTTCAACTTACGACTGAAATATTACATAGCTGCTCTTTCATATTGCTTGGCTGTTGTATAAAATCCTGTGATCATGGCTTTTACTTAGCCTTTTTCATATTTTGACTTCTAagcatgataatatatttataccTGCACTTTGCCCTGCTTATCATTGGTAGTATGATTATTAGGCATAAGTTTGAAGCTAACCACTTTGCTATCATTGTCAGATAACACAGACTTTGATGTTCAACAGGACGACGCCAACTTTATCGATGATGGTATTGAGATAGAACCTTTTAACTTGGAGCAAGAGAGGGAAGAAGGATACTTTGATGAAAATGGGAATTTTGTGGAGTTTGCAAGAGGCAACGATATGAAGGTATGGTCTATTTTATGTTTATCGTCTTGGATGTTGCGCATGGAGTTACAATCTATAATTTGGTGACGCAATCACCTGTTTTGTACAGGATGCCTGGTTGGATAATGTTGAAGTAGACACCAAATTTGCTGGAAAGGttcaaaagaaaaaagacaaagaagagGAGTTCCAGGACCTTTCTTCTGATGATATTGGAAAGATAAAAAGGAGAATAGCAAACATGCTTGAACCAGCAGAAACGGTATGTTCAATTGCAGCTTCTGTATAGCTTTAACTTTAACATTGTGATAGTTACAAGAGGGGCACAAGGTTCCCTTGTTGTATTCTTGGCTTACCGGCAACATCACTAGAGAAATGATTTAGTGAATTAGTTTAACCGTAGTCTCAAGGTGCTTGGTGACATAAACCTGGCAGTGTGTTACTTTTTGCCCTTACATCCTTGCTGTATGGATAATCAATCGAATTGCACTGCATGTCTGTAACGCACAATGCTGTTTGTACTTATCATGTCTATTGGAGACTGAGGGAAGCATGCTCTTGATATGCTCGTGTGCTGCATTATCTTCTCTCAATGCTGAGGTTATAAACTTGATTTGTAACAAACGAATCCAGAAACTATTGCATTTTTTGCTTCACGGCATTTCTTGGAGCATATGCTTTTATTACAGATTGTATGCCAAATGTTCAGTAAAAAGTCTGATACAGTTATAACCTTAGAGTATGTGGTACACTTTTTTTTACCTGGATACAGCTTACAACCATGTCTGCTATGTCACATTGTTGTTTTATCTTTATAGACTTGTAGCAAAACATTGTATGAGTCAAAACCTATCATGAAACAAAGGAAACCATGTGAGACCTTTTTCTGTTAATAATGCACTCATGGGTTGAATGCATGTTAAATCTTTTCTTGAATGGTGTTCTGCCAGATAATTCAGGCTTTGAAACGATTGAAGAGTACATCTACTGACAATCGGGGAAGAATGACTGAGGGGACCAAGCACATATTTGATGAGCTGACAGAAGCTGCCATGAATCTAATGGAGAATGGGGAGTACAGTATGTGTTCCTTTTCTGTTTAACTTTtttagtttgttagtttttaaACCATTCATTAATCATTTCGGTATGGCAATAACCTTCTCATGATCTGCATTCTTATATCGTTTTTTATTGTCCTGGTGTAGATGTATATTCAGATGATCGGGAGACATTTGTACGTGAGGCTGGTTAGTACCTCCCTTATTACTAACTTATCCA encodes the following:
- the LOC123103617 gene encoding CD2 antigen cytoplasmic tail-binding protein 2 isoform X1 translates to MDPTAPQRGTKRPLPATAAGDEDDDRSALGDRKVRFPKGKKAKYRDPAAAGSSGEGGAAAEDIDELMNPELAAVKRARRRHRREGDDAQGTANVKGFEMRYKDDANFIDDGIEIEPFNLEQEREEGYFDENGNFVEFARGNDMKDAWLDNVEVDTKFAGKVQKKKDKEEEFQDLSSDDIGKIKRRIANMLEPAETIIQALKRLKSTSTDNRGRMTEGTKHIFDELTEAAMNLMENGEYNVYSDDRETFVREAEGYERLARARLGIPEVEEDIFADATESGPTTTSLLEMDSGPSAANTSATTAIANDDDNNFDMFGENDDTDVNPDSDAKTLDSGSNPEPVPQDASGTSGAEKVGNGSADSDYVYDPSSGYYYSSSTGYYYDAASGCYCAASTGTWYSYDEQSGTYTEMHGEQTGMHKEVEGEGVKE
- the LOC123103617 gene encoding CD2 antigen cytoplasmic tail-binding protein 2 isoform X2, producing the protein MDPTAPQRGTKRPLPATAAGDEDDDRSALGDRKVRFPKGKKAKYRDPAAAGSSGEGGAAAEDIDELMNPELAAVKRARRRHRREGDDAQGTANVKGFEMRYKDDANFIDDGIEIEPFNLEQEREEGYFDENGNFVEFARGNDMKDAWLDNVEVDTKFAGKVQKKKDKEEEFQDLSSDDIGKIKRRIANMLEPAETIIQALKRLKSTSTDNRGRMTEGTKHIFDELTEAAMNLMENGEYNVYSDDRETFVREAEGYERLARARLGIPEVEEDIFADATESGPTTTSLLEMDSGPSAANTSATTAIANDDDNNFDMFGENDDTDVNPDSDAKTLDSGSNPEPVPQDASGTSEVGNGSADSDYVYDPSSGYYYSSSTGYYYDAASGCYCAASTGTWYSYDEQSGTYTEMHGEQTGMHKEVEGEGVKE